The stretch of DNA AGGCTGGAGATCATACCCGTGCTCCTCTTCTTCATCCCCCGTTCCTGGCGTTCGTAGCCGCAGGCGGCCGCAGCGGGCGGGGCTTGCCCGGGGAACCCGCCGCCGCTATACTGTAACCGTCAACGCCAACCGGGAAGGAATGACGTGTACATCATCGTCGCCGGAGCCGGAATCCTGGGCCGGGGAACCGCCCGCCAGCTGATCGCGGATCGGCACGACGTCGTGGTCGTGGACCGCGACCGCGCCGTCTGCGAAACCGTCCACGCCGAAATCGGGGCCATGGCCGTGCACGGCAGCGCCACCGACATCCGGATCCTCGCCGAAGCCGGCGCCGGGAAAGCCGCGGTCATCGTCTGCACCCTTCACAACGACGCCGACAACATCGCCTGCGCCCTGCTGGCCCGGAGCCTGGGCATCCCGCGGGTGGTGGCCCGTCTCCGGGACCCGGGCTACGAAGAGGCCTACCGCGCCGCCGGGATCGCCTCCATCGTGCGGATGGCCGATCTGATGCTGAACATGATCGTGACCGAGGTCGAACAGCCCAAGGTGCGCAAGGTCTGGATCATGGGACGGAACAAGGCCGGGATCTACGCGGTCAAGATCCCCCCTCAGGCCCGGAGCGCCGGGCGTACCATCCGCGAAATCGCGGGCGACCACCGCTTCCCCCGCGACTGCATCGTGGTCTGCGCCTACCACCCCGACGCGGACGAGTACCAGGTTTCACGGGGGGATTACGTCATCCGGGGCGGAGACATGATTTTCTTCGCCGCCGGCGAGCAGGACCTGCGGGCGGTGACGGATATCTTGACCCGAACATGACCGCGGACCCGGCAGCCCGGATCGTGCACGGCCGGGGGCTCTCCTGGCTTGAATTTCGCGGCGGCCCGGAACGCCGCGCCGGATTTTCCCTCAAACCCTACGACGCCGCCGCCAAGACGCCGGAGGAACTCGCCCGGGATTTTTCCCGGGCGGGACGAACAACCGCGGCGGTGGCGCTCTCCCGGCACGTCCACGGGGACCGGGTGATCCGGGTCGAGGCGGCGGGCGCCGTCGACGCCTGCGACGGGCTCGTCACCGCCCGGCCGGGGCTGACGCTGGCGGCCCGGGCCGCCGATTGCCTCCTGATCTTCCTTTGGGACCGGGAAGGCCCGGCGCGGGGCCTCATCCACGCCGGGCGCCGGGGAACCTCCCTGGGGATCGCCGAAGCCGCCGTCGCCGCGCTGGAAGCGGACCTGGGAGTTCCCCCGGAGCGGTTGACCGCCGTCTTTTCCCCCTGCATCCTCACCTGCTGCTATGCGGTCGACCTCGTCGCCGAGAACCGCCGGCAACTGGACCGGGCCGGAGTCGAGAAAGTCGTTTCCCGGCCCCTTTGTACCTGCTGCGGCCGAGATTGGTTCCATTCCTACCGGCGCGGGGACCGGCAGAAACGGATGGTGGGGTGGATCTGAGGCCGGCGCGCCGCCACGGTCTCAAACTTTGACACTTCCCCTCGGATATGTCATATTTTGCAGAGTACGGGCAAGGGGGAAGGCCTTCCCGCTGCCGCAAACGAACACCCGGGAGGTGAGCATGAGAAATCTGATCGTAACCGCCGCGCTGACTGCCGGCCTGCTGGCCGGTGCCGGCGCTCTGTACGGGGCCGACTTCGACGGGGATTCCCGCGACGACATCGCCATCTTCCGCCCCTCCAACGGGCTCTGGAGCGTCCGGGGCGTAACCCGGGTTTATTTCGGCGGCAGCAGCGACACCCCCTCCCCGGGAGATTACAACGGCGACGGCATCGCCGATTTCGCCGTCAACCGCCCCTCCAACGGGCTCTGGGCCGTCCAGGGCCAGACCCGGGTCTACTTCGGCAACTCGGGCACCGATACCCCGCTGATCGGCGGCGGGGGCGGTGAGCGCACCTACGACTACGTGGTCAAGCCCGACGACGGGGACGATCTGGTGGACGCCCTGGAAAGCAACACCTACAAGAGCGTCTTCATCCCCAACGGGACCTACAATGTGAGCGAAGTCATCGATCTCGACAACGTCGAACACGTGGTCGGGGAAGGGAACGGTGCCGTCATCTCCTTTACCGCCGACAACTACTATATCCACGTCACCAGCGACCACTGCATCCTGGAGAATTTCCGCGTCAACGCCGGAGGCTCTTCCGGCAGCAACTATGGGAGCGTCCATATCGACCAGGACTACATCAGCCTCCGCCACGTCACTTCCTATCAGAGTTACGACCGCGGCTTCAGCTGCACCACCACCGCCGAATTCGTGAGCTTCGTCGACTGCCTGGCCCGCAATGCCGCCTCCACCGGCTTCAGCGGCAACGTCAACGACTACATGGCCCGCTACACCAACTGCGTGGCCAAGAACTGCGATTTCGGCTTTGCCGCCTGCCGCAACGTCTCCAGCTGCACCGTGGACGGCGACGGGAACACCGAAACCGGCTTCAGCCTGTGCCACAACGTAACCGGCTGCACGGCCCTCGACTGCTCCACGGCCGGCTTCGCCCTTTCCCTGCGCCTCAGCTGCTGCAGCGCCTTCATGGGCGGCGGCGACTACGGGTTCTCGGTCTGCTCCAACCTCTCCAGCTGCCACGTGGAGGGATCCGCCAGCGACGAGTATTACAGCTGCGCCCTGGTCGACGGCGACTCCTGCGACTGAAACGGACGAAGGGTGCGACCAAGGGGGCGCGGTTCCGACCGCGCCCCCTTTTTTATCCGGTGCGTCCCGGCGCGGGGACGTCTTCCCTCCCGAAGGCTCATCGGGTATACTCTTAATCGGGTCAGTTGAAACAGCGAGGCGGAAACGATGGTCTACCTTCTCGCCGCCGCGGCCGCCGCCGGGCTGGCCGGAACGGCGTTGATCTACAACCGGCTGGTGGCGTCCCGCAACCGGGTCCGGGAAGGCTGGAGCGGAATCGACGTCCAGCTCAAACGCCGGCACGACCTGGTCCCGGCCCTGGTGGCCGCGGTCGCAGGATACCGCGACCACGAGCGCACCGTCCTGGAAGAAGTCGCCCGGGCCCGTTCGAACTGCCTGGCGGCGCAAGACCTCCCGGAACGGGCCCGGGCCGAAAACGACCTCGCCCGCAGCCTGAAATCCCTCTTCGCGGTCTCGGAGGCCTATCCGGAACTGGCCGCCGGGGCCCAGTTCCTGTCCCTGCAGCAGCGGCTCTCGGAAATCGAGGACGCCATTCAGATGGCCCGCCGCTACTACAACGGCGCCGTCCGGGACTACAACATCCTCATCGAGAGTTTCCCCTCGTCGCTGGTCGCCCGCCTGGGGGGATTCGCGCCTCGATCTTATTTCCAGTTGGACGACCCCGGGGAACGGGACCGGCCCGGGGTCGGGGAGGAACTGCGGTGAAACGGGCGGCGGCAGCGGCGGTCCTGCTCCTGGGCGCGCTCCGGGCTGGTGCCGCCGAGCGCATTCTCGACTTCGACTCGGAGATCGTGGTCAACGCCGACGCCTCCCTGGACGTCACCGAGATGCTCCGGGTCCGGGCCGAAGGGGCCGCGATCAAACGGGGGATCTACCGGGATTTCCCGGTGCGCTACACCCTGCCCTCCGGGCTGCGCCGGACGGTCGGTTTCGAGGTGGTCTCGGTCGAGCGCGACGGACATCCGGAGCCCTACCGGACCCAATCCTCCGGGGATTACGTCCGCGTCCTCATCGGCGACCCCGACCGTTTCGTGCCCTCCGGGGAACACTCCTACCGCCTCCGCTACCGCACCGACCGGCAGCTCGGATTTTTTCCCGACCACACCGAACTTTATTGGAACGTGACCGGGAACGACTGGGCCTTCCCCATCGACCGCGTCGAAGCCCGGATCCATCTTCCCCCGCAAGCCGGCGTTTTTACCGCGCTGGACGCTTTCATCGGCAAACGGGGGGAAACCGGAAAAGCGTTTACCGCCACGACCGACCTCGAAGGCGCCGCGGTATTCCGCGCCACCCGGCGCCTCGACCCCGGGGAAGGGCTGACCGTGGCCGCGGCCTGGCCGGCCGGGGTCCCGGCGGCGCCCCCGGAACGGCCGGGAAGGGTGATCCTCGACAATCCCTTCCTCTCCCTGGGAGGGCTGCTCGCCGCCGCCCTGCTCCTTTACTATATCGTCGTCTGGGCCGCGGTCGGGCGCGACCCTTCCCGGGGGACCGTCATCCCCCTCTTCGAACCGCCCGACGGCATTTCGGCCGCGGCCTGCCGGTACCTCCTTAAAATGGGGTACGACCACAAGGTTTTCGGCGCCGCCGTTCTGGGGTGCGCCGCCAAGGGGCATTGTTCCATAACCGAGGCGAAGGGCGTCTTCACCCTGGAGAAATCCCCGGCCGAACGGCCGAAAACGCGCCTGGACGGAGGCGAACGGGCGGTGTTCTCCGCGCTCCTGGGTGCCCGGGAATCGATCAAGCTCGAAACCGACAACCACGCCGCCGTCGCCCGGGCCCGGAAAAAATTGAAGGAAGTCCTGCGTCATTCCTACGGCAAGTATTTCCGGACCAACTCCCTGTATTTCTACGGCGGGGTGCTCGTCTCCGTGCTTGCCCTCTGCTGCTTCATCCTCTCCTCCCCCCAGATCCTGGTGGGGATAGTGCCGATGGGCCTGGGGGGAATCTTCGCGGCGGTCTTCGGGGGGATGCTCCGGGCCGAATGGCGGAAAAAACGGGCGGGAGGGAAAGGTTCGGGTTTCGGAATCGCCCTGGGCGTCGTCTTCTTCTTGTTCGCCATGATTTTCGTGGTCTTCGGCACAGCCGTGATGGCGCGGAGCCTGAACTACCCGGTGTTGGGGGCGGTCTCCCTCCTGGTGATCCTCAACGCGGTTTTCAATTTCCTCCTCAAGCAGCCGAGCCCGGCCGGCCGCGCGTTGATGGACCGGATCGAGGGGTTCAAGCTTTTTCTGGGGGTCGCCGAAAAAGACCGGCTCCGCTTCGTCTCCCCCCCGCCGATGACCAGCGAACTCTTCGAATGCTACCTCCCCTACGCCGTGGCCCTGGGCGTGGAACAACCCTGGTCGGAGCGGTTTTCGGCCTTGCTCGAACGAAGCGGACAAGCCCCTTCCTCCCGCACGGTGTCGTGGTATTCGGGGAGCACCGGGTCCTGGCTCTCCCTGAACGGGATCGGGGCGGCGGCGACGGCCGCCGCCTCGGCCCCGTCCTCCACCTCGGGGTTCAGTTCCCCCGGGTCTTCCTCGGGGTTCGGCGGGGGCGGGTTTTCCGGAGGAGGAGGCGGCGGAGGCGGCGGCGGCGGGTGGTGACGGATTCGAACCCGGCAGAGGACATAGGAGGTAGGCCATGCAGGAAACCAGGGAAGAGCGCGTTCACGAGGAACTCGAGGATCTACTTCAGGAAGTCAACGACTTCCGCAAGGAAAAGGAGCAGGTCCGCGCCATCGTCGGCAAAATCGGCGGAGTCCCTTCCCGGACCACCAAGGTGCTCAACGGCGCATTCATCGTTTTTTTAGCGGTCATCCTGACGTTTTCCGTCTTCATCGACGACGCGCGCATTCACTGGACGCTGGTCGACATCGCCATCTTCGCCGTTTCCCTGAAACTGATCTACCTGATCCACAAACAGTCCCAGGTCAACCACCTCCAGACCTGGATACTGTCCTCCCTGGAATGGCGGATCAACGAAATCCTCAAGGAAATGCGGGAACTGGGGCGCCAGACCCCTAAACCGGGTCAATGACCGAACCTCAGGCCCCGGCGATGGGGATGACGCAGATGAACTCCAGGGGCTCCTGATAGGGGTTGAGAAACTGGTGCTCCTCCCCCGCGGGGATGAAAATGCTCCGGCCCGGTCCGATCTTGAACTTGCCTTCCGAACCGGAATAGACCACCCCCTCTCCCCGCGTGATCCGGACCAGGTGTTCCCAGGGGTGGGAATGCATGGGGGTATGGCCCCCGTGCTCCACCCGGAAAAGCCGCATCACCACCTGCTCGGCGCCGTCTTCGGGACCGAGCAGCACCACTTTGGTCACCCCTTTCGCCCCCGGGTCCTCGACTGCGCGCGCCTTGAGGCGTTTCTCAGATTTTATCTTCATTGGTCCGAACGGGTTTTTGGGCCGCCGTGGAATCGCTCTTCGCCCGTGGCTTATATGATATGCGTCCGGGCGTCCGACGTCAACGGGGAAACCGCCGCCGCGCGGCGGCAAGGTCAGACCGTGAAGAGGTCGCCGCTGAGGTAGCGC from bacterium encodes:
- a CDS encoding TrkA family potassium uptake protein, which translates into the protein MYIIVAGAGILGRGTARQLIADRHDVVVVDRDRAVCETVHAEIGAMAVHGSATDIRILAEAGAGKAAVIVCTLHNDADNIACALLARSLGIPRVVARLRDPGYEEAYRAAGIASIVRMADLMLNMIVTEVEQPKVRKVWIMGRNKAGIYAVKIPPQARSAGRTIREIAGDHRFPRDCIVVCAYHPDADEYQVSRGDYVIRGGDMIFFAAGEQDLRAVTDILTRT
- a CDS encoding polyphenol oxidase family protein — translated: MTADPAARIVHGRGLSWLEFRGGPERRAGFSLKPYDAAAKTPEELARDFSRAGRTTAAVALSRHVHGDRVIRVEAAGAVDACDGLVTARPGLTLAARAADCLLIFLWDREGPARGLIHAGRRGTSLGIAEAAVAALEADLGVPPERLTAVFSPCILTCCYAVDLVAENRRQLDRAGVEKVVSRPLCTCCGRDWFHSYRRGDRQKRMVGWI
- a CDS encoding VCBS repeat-containing protein produces the protein MRNLIVTAALTAGLLAGAGALYGADFDGDSRDDIAIFRPSNGLWSVRGVTRVYFGGSSDTPSPGDYNGDGIADFAVNRPSNGLWAVQGQTRVYFGNSGTDTPLIGGGGGERTYDYVVKPDDGDDLVDALESNTYKSVFIPNGTYNVSEVIDLDNVEHVVGEGNGAVISFTADNYYIHVTSDHCILENFRVNAGGSSGSNYGSVHIDQDYISLRHVTSYQSYDRGFSCTTTAEFVSFVDCLARNAASTGFSGNVNDYMARYTNCVAKNCDFGFAACRNVSSCTVDGDGNTETGFSLCHNVTGCTALDCSTAGFALSLRLSCCSAFMGGGDYGFSVCSNLSSCHVEGSASDEYYSCALVDGDSCD
- a CDS encoding LemA family protein translates to MVYLLAAAAAAGLAGTALIYNRLVASRNRVREGWSGIDVQLKRRHDLVPALVAAVAGYRDHERTVLEEVARARSNCLAAQDLPERARAENDLARSLKSLFAVSEAYPELAAGAQFLSLQQRLSEIEDAIQMARRYYNGAVRDYNILIESFPSSLVARLGGFAPRSYFQLDDPGERDRPGVGEELR
- a CDS encoding DUF2207 domain-containing protein, with protein sequence MKRAAAAAVLLLGALRAGAAERILDFDSEIVVNADASLDVTEMLRVRAEGAAIKRGIYRDFPVRYTLPSGLRRTVGFEVVSVERDGHPEPYRTQSSGDYVRVLIGDPDRFVPSGEHSYRLRYRTDRQLGFFPDHTELYWNVTGNDWAFPIDRVEARIHLPPQAGVFTALDAFIGKRGETGKAFTATTDLEGAAVFRATRRLDPGEGLTVAAAWPAGVPAAPPERPGRVILDNPFLSLGGLLAAALLLYYIVVWAAVGRDPSRGTVIPLFEPPDGISAAACRYLLKMGYDHKVFGAAVLGCAAKGHCSITEAKGVFTLEKSPAERPKTRLDGGERAVFSALLGARESIKLETDNHAAVARARKKLKEVLRHSYGKYFRTNSLYFYGGVLVSVLALCCFILSSPQILVGIVPMGLGGIFAAVFGGMLRAEWRKKRAGGKGSGFGIALGVVFFLFAMIFVVFGTAVMARSLNYPVLGAVSLLVILNAVFNFLLKQPSPAGRALMDRIEGFKLFLGVAEKDRLRFVSPPPMTSELFECYLPYAVALGVEQPWSERFSALLERSGQAPSSRTVSWYSGSTGSWLSLNGIGAAATAAASAPSSTSGFSSPGSSSGFGGGGFSGGGGGGGGGGGW
- a CDS encoding cupin domain-containing protein, whose amino-acid sequence is MKIKSEKRLKARAVEDPGAKGVTKVVLLGPEDGAEQVVMRLFRVEHGGHTPMHSHPWEHLVRITRGEGVVYSGSEGKFKIGPGRSIFIPAGEEHQFLNPYQEPLEFICVIPIAGA